In Neisseria brasiliensis, the following proteins share a genomic window:
- a CDS encoding YceD family protein, translating to MLDPNLIDPEVFAAEKQNLQGSFLLNELDERVWSHEYPADKQTKVSFTLQGGRDRLQRLFLDLTVHADMPLLCQRCVKPMPFELNETSRIVLFADDEHLDDAMLSDEELEGMLITKSLDVRELVEDQILMALPFSPRHEDCNNVSLEHVNQDKPNPFAVLKGLKNS from the coding sequence ATGTTAGACCCTAATTTGATTGACCCAGAAGTTTTCGCCGCCGAAAAGCAGAATCTGCAAGGCAGTTTCCTGCTCAATGAGTTGGACGAACGTGTTTGGTCGCACGAATATCCGGCTGACAAGCAAACCAAAGTTTCGTTTACGCTGCAAGGCGGACGCGACCGCTTGCAGCGACTGTTTCTTGATTTGACGGTACACGCCGATATGCCGCTGCTTTGTCAGCGTTGCGTGAAGCCTATGCCGTTCGAACTCAACGAAACCAGCCGCATTGTTTTGTTTGCCGATGACGAGCATTTGGACGATGCCATGCTTTCCGACGAGGAATTGGAAGGTATGCTCATCACCAAATCGCTTGATGTGCGAGAATTGGTTGAAGACCAAATCCTGATGGCTTTACCGTTTTCACCGCGTCACGAAGACTGCAACAATGTTTCGCTGGAACACGTCAATCAGGACAAACCCAACCCTTTCGCTGTTTTAAAAGGTTTGAAAAACAGTTAA
- a CDS encoding DUF1294 domain-containing protein, with amino-acid sequence MTNSLIAVTFIICVTAVSKILAGVYFAVSIVSYLMYKFDKQIAQTTKKKRQAYQGRIPEKNLHILDALGGWPGALVSRTVYQHKTSKISFIRIFWLTVAINIAIAYALLIHYADNPLLSLLRN; translated from the coding sequence TTGACCAACAGCCTGATTGCCGTCACATTTATCATATGCGTTACAGCTGTTTCTAAAATATTGGCCGGCGTGTATTTTGCCGTCAGCATCGTGTCTTACCTGATGTATAAGTTTGATAAACAAATCGCGCAGACCACAAAAAAGAAACGCCAAGCATACCAAGGCAGAATTCCGGAAAAAAACCTGCATATTCTTGATGCACTTGGCGGCTGGCCCGGTGCCTTGGTTTCGCGCACCGTTTACCAACACAAAACCAGCAAAATCAGTTTTATCCGCATTTTTTGGCTGACCGTGGCAATAAATATTGCCATAGCCTATGCCCTGCTGATACATTACGCAGATA
- the dnaA gene encoding chromosomal replication initiator protein DnaA has product MTLAEFWPQCLLSLNLTLPAQQFQQWIAPLTVGEEGGVWVVYGKNQFAVNMLKNQFAAKIDAVRVQLAPQQAALVFKVGVGQSYDMAAQNNAPAAENQAIETVENTTAQATSVEAAQADLTMPSEPTAKPTPKKSAADILAERLKTLPESKAASEAAEDKPAPSKIKQEVQREAEEARYQATNLSSDYTFDTLVEGKGNRIAAAAAQSIAENPGQSYNPFFLYGSTGLGKTHLVQAIGNELLKNKPDAKVRYMHSDDYIRSFMSAVRSNGYDVFKQQYKQYDLLIIDDIQFIKGKDRTMEEFFYLYNHFHNEKKQLILTCDVLPAKIEDMDDRLKSRFSWGLTLELEPPELEMRVAILQKKAESAGVNLTEEAAFFIANLIRSNVRELEGAFNRVSASSRFMNKPIDIDLARDALQDIIAVRHKVITADLIIDATAKYYRIKISDILGKKRTRNIARPRQVAMSLTKELTNLSLPSIGDAFGGRDHTTVMHGVKAVAKLREEDPELAQDYEKLLIMIQN; this is encoded by the coding sequence ATGACCTTAGCTGAATTTTGGCCGCAGTGCCTTTTGAGTCTGAACCTGACCTTACCCGCGCAACAATTCCAGCAATGGATTGCACCGTTGACCGTGGGCGAGGAAGGCGGCGTGTGGGTGGTGTATGGCAAGAACCAGTTTGCCGTCAATATGTTGAAAAATCAGTTTGCTGCCAAGATTGATGCTGTGCGTGTGCAATTGGCGCCGCAGCAAGCTGCGCTGGTGTTTAAAGTCGGTGTGGGGCAAAGCTATGACATGGCGGCGCAAAACAATGCGCCTGCGGCAGAGAATCAGGCAATTGAAACCGTTGAGAACACCACGGCACAAGCAACGAGTGTTGAAGCTGCGCAAGCCGATTTAACCATGCCGTCTGAACCAACGGCCAAACCGACACCGAAAAAATCCGCTGCCGATATTTTGGCCGAGCGTTTGAAAACCTTGCCGGAAAGCAAAGCTGCGTCGGAAGCGGCTGAAGACAAACCTGCGCCCAGCAAAATTAAGCAGGAAGTGCAGCGTGAGGCGGAAGAGGCACGCTATCAGGCAACCAATTTATCATCAGATTACACGTTTGATACTTTGGTGGAAGGTAAGGGTAATCGCATTGCCGCCGCCGCGGCGCAATCGATTGCAGAAAATCCGGGGCAAAGCTACAACCCGTTTTTCCTATACGGCAGCACCGGCTTGGGTAAAACCCACTTGGTGCAGGCCATCGGTAATGAATTGCTGAAAAACAAGCCCGATGCCAAAGTGCGCTATATGCATTCCGATGATTACATCCGCAGCTTTATGAGCGCCGTGCGTTCCAATGGTTATGATGTGTTCAAGCAGCAATACAAGCAATATGATTTGCTGATTATCGACGATATCCAGTTCATCAAAGGCAAAGACCGCACGATGGAAGAATTTTTCTATCTGTATAACCATTTTCATAATGAAAAGAAACAGTTAATCCTGACTTGCGATGTATTGCCGGCCAAAATAGAAGACATGGACGACCGCCTGAAATCGCGTTTCTCATGGGGTTTGACGCTGGAGCTGGAGCCGCCTGAATTGGAAATGCGCGTAGCGATTTTGCAGAAAAAAGCCGAATCTGCCGGCGTGAATCTGACCGAAGAAGCAGCATTTTTCATTGCCAATCTGATTCGCTCGAATGTGCGCGAATTGGAGGGCGCATTCAACCGCGTCAGCGCCAGCAGCCGCTTTATGAATAAGCCGATCGACATTGATTTGGCGCGCGATGCCTTGCAAGACATTATTGCCGTGCGCCACAAAGTGATTACCGCTGATTTGATTATCGATGCCACCGCCAAATATTACCGCATTAAAATCAGCGATATCCTGGGTAAAAAACGCACGCGCAACATTGCCCGCCCGCGCCAAGTGGCGATGAGTTTGACCAAAGAGCTCACTAATTTAAGCCTGCCGTCTATCGGCGATGCATTCGGCGGTCGCGACCACACCACCGTGATGCACGGGGTGAAGGCTGTGGCGAAACTGCGCGAAGAAGATCCTGAATTGGCGCAGGATTATGAAAAACTCTTGATTATGATTCAGAACTGA
- the rpmH gene encoding 50S ribosomal protein L34, with translation MKRTYQPSVTKRKRTHGFLVRSKTRGGRAVLAARRAKGRKRLAV, from the coding sequence ATGAAACGCACTTATCAACCTTCCGTTACCAAACGCAAACGCACCCACGGTTTCTTGGTTCGCTCTAAAACCCGCGGTGGTCGCGCAGTATTGGCTGCACGTCGCGCCAAAGGCCGCAAACGCTTGGCTGTGTAA
- the plsX gene encoding phosphate acyltransferase PlsX — translation MITLAVDAMGGDAGLTVTVPGAIAFLKNQPDVHLMMVGDEAALQQALKSANAPMGRISIIPASQVVEMDEAPQLALKNKKDSSMRVAINQVKEGNAQAAVSAGNTGALMATARFVLKTIPGIERPAIAKFMPSSNPNHFTLMLDLGANVDCSADQLTQFAVIGSELVQAMFPEKGQPRVGLLNVGTEDIKGTETVKQTFKLLKSSKLNFIGNVEGNGVFNDQVDVVVADGFVGNIMLKTIEGAVKFMSGEIKQEFSRNVFNKLAAVTALPALKGMKAKLDPRKFNGAIFLGLRGVVIKSHGGTDEIGFMYALEEAYHEAKFASLAKIEQGVAEQLAALEEVREQEALDSGASHISTP, via the coding sequence ATGATTACATTAGCCGTAGATGCCATGGGCGGTGACGCCGGCTTAACGGTTACCGTGCCGGGTGCCATTGCTTTTTTGAAAAATCAGCCCGACGTGCACTTAATGATGGTCGGCGATGAAGCCGCCCTTCAGCAAGCATTAAAATCTGCCAATGCCCCGATGGGTCGCATCAGCATTATTCCGGCCAGCCAAGTGGTTGAAATGGATGAAGCGCCGCAATTGGCACTGAAAAACAAAAAAGATTCATCTATGCGTGTGGCCATCAACCAAGTGAAAGAAGGTAACGCGCAAGCTGCCGTTTCTGCCGGCAACACCGGCGCACTGATGGCGACTGCCCGTTTTGTGCTCAAAACCATCCCGGGTATTGAGCGCCCTGCCATCGCCAAATTCATGCCTTCCAGCAATCCCAACCATTTCACCTTGATGCTGGATTTGGGTGCCAACGTGGATTGCAGCGCTGACCAACTCACTCAGTTTGCCGTGATTGGCAGCGAATTGGTGCAGGCTATGTTTCCTGAAAAAGGCCAACCACGTGTCGGCCTGCTCAATGTCGGCACAGAAGACATTAAAGGCACAGAAACAGTCAAACAAACCTTCAAGCTGCTCAAAAGCAGCAAATTGAATTTTATCGGCAATGTTGAAGGCAACGGCGTATTCAACGATCAAGTTGATGTGGTCGTGGCCGATGGTTTTGTCGGCAACATCATGCTGAAAACCATTGAAGGCGCAGTAAAATTCATGAGCGGCGAAATCAAGCAGGAATTCAGCCGCAATGTGTTTAACAAACTGGCCGCCGTGACCGCCCTGCCCGCACTCAAAGGCATGAAAGCCAAGCTTGATCCGCGTAAATTCAACGGCGCGATTTTCTTAGGCTTGCGCGGCGTAGTCATCAAGAGCCACGGCGGCACCGATGAAATCGGCTTTATGTATGCGCTGGAAGAAGCCTATCACGAAGCCAAATTTGCCAGCTTAGCCAAAATCGAACAAGGCGTGGCCGAACAATTGGCTGCTTTGGAAGAAGTGCGCGAACAAGAAGCCTTGGATAGCGGCGCTTCCCATATCAGCACCCCTTAA
- a CDS encoding Maf family protein, producing the protein MSEKLPLILGSSSVFRREQLARLGLAFQTASPDFDETPIEGEHAQSTALRLAAGKARSLAAQFSNALIIGADQVAWCNQRQLGKPMNVANAQQMLAELSGKRIEFYSAIVLLNTKSGRMQQHVDHTVVTMRELTNTQIRRYLEREPDAVYCAGAAKSEGLGAALLAKIDSTDPNALIGLPIFRLIDFLHHEGVEVL; encoded by the coding sequence ATGAGTGAAAAACTGCCATTAATTTTAGGGTCGAGTTCGGTATTTCGCCGCGAGCAGCTGGCGCGATTGGGCTTGGCTTTTCAGACGGCCTCACCGGATTTTGATGAAACACCGATTGAAGGCGAACACGCGCAAAGCACCGCTTTGCGTTTGGCGGCAGGTAAAGCACGCTCGTTGGCGGCACAATTTTCAAACGCTTTGATTATCGGCGCCGACCAAGTGGCATGGTGCAATCAGCGTCAATTGGGCAAGCCGATGAACGTGGCGAATGCACAACAAATGCTGGCCGAGCTCAGCGGTAAACGCATAGAATTTTACAGTGCAATCGTGCTTTTGAACACTAAATCTGGCCGTATGCAGCAGCATGTTGACCACACCGTCGTGACCATGCGCGAATTAACCAACACGCAAATCCGCCGTTATCTGGAGCGTGAACCCGATGCCGTGTATTGCGCCGGCGCGGCCAAAAGCGAAGGTTTGGGTGCGGCGTTGTTGGCAAAAATCGACAGCACCGACCCCAATGCGCTCATCGGCCTGCCGATTTTTCGCCTGATTGATTTTTTACACCATGAAGGTGTGGAAGTGTTGTAA
- the dnaN gene encoding DNA polymerase III subunit beta — protein MLILQADRDSILKPLQAVTGIVERRHTLPILSNVLIESSNGQTNILATDLEIQINTHGPESQAGDFRITTNAKKFQDILRALPDTAIVSLDWADNRLTLKAGKSRFALQTLPAEDFPLMSVGEDVSAAFSLTQETFKNMLSQVQYSMAVQDIRYYLNGLLMQVEGNQLRLVATDGHRLAYSATTIEAELPKAEVILPRKTVLELFKLLNHPGEAISVELLNNQVRFRCNDTVIVSKVIDGKFPDFNRVIPLDNDKIFLVSRTELLGALERASILANEKFRGARLFLQPGLLSVVCSNNEQEEAREELEIAYQGGELEVGFNIGYLMDVLRNIHSDDMQLAFGDANRSTLFTMPNNPDFKYIVMPMRI, from the coding sequence ATGTTAATTTTGCAAGCCGACCGCGACAGCATTCTCAAGCCGCTGCAAGCCGTTACCGGTATTGTGGAACGCCGCCATACCTTGCCGATTCTGTCTAACGTATTAATCGAAAGCAGCAACGGCCAAACCAATATCTTGGCGACCGACTTGGAAATCCAAATCAACACCCACGGCCCGGAAAGCCAAGCGGGTGATTTCCGCATCACCACTAATGCCAAGAAATTCCAAGACATTCTGCGTGCGCTGCCGGATACGGCGATTGTGTCGCTGGATTGGGCGGATAACCGCCTGACTTTGAAAGCGGGTAAATCGCGTTTCGCGCTGCAAACCCTGCCGGCGGAAGATTTCCCATTGATGAGCGTGGGTGAAGACGTGAGCGCTGCTTTTTCGCTGACGCAGGAAACCTTTAAAAACATGTTGTCGCAAGTGCAATATAGCATGGCGGTGCAGGATATCCGCTATTATCTCAACGGCTTGCTGATGCAGGTCGAAGGCAACCAATTACGCTTGGTGGCGACCGACGGCCACCGCTTGGCGTATTCCGCGACCACCATTGAAGCCGAGTTGCCGAAAGCCGAAGTGATTCTGCCGCGCAAAACAGTGTTGGAGCTGTTTAAACTCTTAAACCATCCAGGCGAAGCCATCAGCGTGGAATTGCTGAATAACCAAGTACGTTTCCGCTGCAACGATACGGTGATTGTGAGTAAAGTCATCGACGGTAAATTCCCCGATTTCAACCGCGTGATTCCGTTGGACAACGATAAAATCTTCTTGGTATCGCGCACCGAATTGCTGGGCGCTTTGGAGCGTGCTTCAATTCTGGCCAATGAAAAATTCCGTGGCGCGCGTTTATTCTTGCAACCAGGCTTGCTGAGCGTGGTTTGCTCCAACAACGAGCAGGAAGAAGCGCGTGAAGAATTGGAAATCGCTTATCAAGGCGGCGAACTGGAAGTGGGCTTCAACATCGGCTATTTGATGGACGTATTGCGTAATATCCATTCTGACGACATGCAGCTTGCTTTCGGTGATGCCAATCGCTCGACCTTGTTCACCATGCCGAATAATCCTGATTTCAAATACATTGTGATGCCAATGCGCATTTGA
- the rpmF gene encoding 50S ribosomal protein L32 — MAVQQNKKSPSKRGMHRSHDALTAPALSVDSNTGEVHRPHHISPNGMYRGRKVVKAKGE, encoded by the coding sequence ATGGCCGTTCAACAAAACAAAAAATCCCCTTCTAAACGCGGTATGCACCGTTCACACGATGCGCTGACTGCACCTGCACTGTCTGTTGACAGCAACACCGGTGAAGTACACCGCCCACACCACATTTCACCTAACGGCATGTACCGTGGTCGCAAAGTGGTTAAAGCCAAAGGCGAATAA
- a CDS encoding beta-ketoacyl-ACP synthase III, whose translation MQYAKILGTGSYLPANRVSNDDLAKKVDTSDEWIATRTGIKFRHIAADNEKTSDLAVHAAQRALESAKLTADNIDLIVVATTTPDMQFPSTATIVQQKLGITNSCPAFDVQAVCAGFMYALTTANAYIKSGMAKNVLVIGAEIFSRILDWNDRTTCVLFGDGAGAVVLGASDEPGIIHSKLKADGNYLDLLNVPVQIADGQICGTPYLKMDGPGVFKFAVKMLSQVADDVITEAGYQQDQIDWLVPHQANKRIIDATAKHLGLSTDKVILTVQDHGNTSAASIPLALDHGIRNGQIQRGQNLLLEGIGGGFAWGAVLVQY comes from the coding sequence ATGCAATATGCCAAAATTTTAGGCACCGGCAGCTATCTTCCCGCCAACCGCGTCAGCAACGATGATTTGGCGAAAAAAGTGGATACTTCCGACGAGTGGATTGCCACGCGCACCGGTATCAAATTCCGCCATATTGCAGCCGACAACGAAAAAACCAGCGATTTGGCGGTGCACGCCGCACAACGCGCATTGGAATCGGCTAAGCTTACCGCCGACAATATTGATTTAATCGTTGTAGCCACCACCACGCCCGACATGCAGTTCCCATCAACCGCTACCATCGTGCAGCAAAAACTCGGTATCACCAACAGCTGCCCTGCTTTTGACGTGCAGGCCGTGTGCGCCGGTTTCATGTATGCCTTAACCACCGCCAATGCCTATATTAAAAGCGGGATGGCCAAAAATGTGTTGGTGATTGGTGCAGAAATCTTCAGCCGCATTCTGGATTGGAACGACCGCACCACTTGCGTATTGTTCGGCGATGGTGCCGGCGCAGTGGTTTTAGGCGCATCCGATGAGCCGGGCATTATTCACAGCAAATTAAAAGCCGACGGTAATTATCTGGATTTATTGAACGTACCGGTGCAAATTGCCGACGGCCAAATCTGTGGCACACCTTACTTAAAAATGGACGGCCCGGGCGTGTTTAAATTCGCCGTAAAAATGCTGTCACAAGTGGCTGACGATGTGATTACCGAAGCCGGTTACCAACAAGATCAAATCGATTGGTTGGTGCCACATCAGGCCAATAAACGCATCATCGACGCCACCGCCAAACACTTGGGCCTGAGCACGGATAAAGTCATCCTGACTGTACAAGATCACGGCAACACCTCTGCCGCTTCGATTCCGTTGGCTTTAGACCACGGTATCCGCAACGGCCAAATCCAACGCGGCCAAAACCTGCTACTCGAAGGTATCGGCGGCGGTTTCGCATGGGGTGCCGTATTGGTGCAATACTGA
- a CDS encoding SAM-dependent methyltransferase: MSPILYLIPTPLGAPDTPCLLPHEQAQIVGLTDFVVEAEKTARAHLKHLGVTTPIRELNLQTLNEHTDLKTLPELLKPLQEGRSMGIVSEAGCPAVADPGANLVALAHKHGFEVRPLIGPSSLLLALMASGANGQNFAFKGYLPSEKSERIEALKALEKRSRSQNETQLFIETPYRNDALLADVLDNLHPETRLCIACDLTLPMQTIISKTVADWKKLGELPNLKKRPTIFVLHAG, from the coding sequence ATGTCCCCCATTTTATATCTGATTCCAACCCCTTTAGGCGCACCCGATACGCCGTGTTTGTTGCCGCATGAGCAAGCGCAGATTGTCGGTTTGACCGATTTTGTCGTCGAAGCCGAAAAAACCGCCCGCGCACATTTGAAGCACTTGGGCGTGACCACGCCTATCCGCGAATTGAATTTGCAAACGCTCAACGAACACACCGACTTGAAAACCCTGCCAGAGTTGCTCAAGCCTTTACAAGAAGGGCGCAGCATGGGTATTGTCAGCGAAGCCGGTTGCCCGGCGGTGGCAGATCCGGGCGCGAATTTGGTGGCACTAGCACATAAACATGGCTTTGAAGTGCGGCCGCTGATTGGGCCATCGAGCTTATTATTGGCCTTGATGGCATCGGGTGCAAACGGGCAAAACTTTGCTTTTAAAGGCTATCTGCCGTCTGAAAAAAGCGAGCGCATTGAAGCCTTGAAAGCCTTGGAAAAACGCAGCCGCAGCCAAAACGAAACTCAGTTGTTCATCGAAACCCCATACCGCAACGATGCCTTGCTGGCGGATGTTTTGGATAACCTGCATCCCGAAACACGCCTGTGCATTGCTTGCGATTTAACCTTGCCGATGCAAACCATCATCAGCAAAACGGTTGCCGATTGGAAAAAATTGGGTGAATTACCGAATTTGAAAAAACGGCCGACAATATTTGTGCTGCATGCGGGGTAG
- the yidC gene encoding membrane protein insertase YidC yields MDFKRLMAFFAIALLILMGWEKLFPSPKPTPAQQQAAQQQQQAAVAQNEAALTAATPITVTTDTVKAVIDEKSGDLRQMTLLKYQATGDESKNFVLFNDSKEYTYVAQSELLDAQGNNVLKGVNFTAAQKDYTLNGDKVEVRLSAPETNGLKIDKVYTFTKDSYLVNVRFDVANSTGHPVNLTANYNVVRDDSEPEGQGYFTHSYVGPVVYTPEDDFQKVDFSDLDDDAKSGKNEAEYARQTKTGWLGMIEHHFMATWILQPKDGQTVCAQGDCKIDLKRRNDNLYSAGVSVPLAAIPANGSSQAVMNLYAGPQTTDTLVQVADNLQLAKDYGKVHWFASPLFWLLNELHDLIGNWGWAIVALTIIVKAVLYPLTNASYRSMAKMRAVAPKLQAIKDKYGDDRMAQQQAMMQMYKDEKINPLGGCLPMLLQIPVFIGLYWALFASVELRQAPWLGWIQDLSRPDPWFILPLIMAATMFIQTYLNPPPTDPMQAKMMKIMPLIFSVMFFFFPAGLVLYWVVNNLLTIAQQWWINKSIEKQRAQGEVVS; encoded by the coding sequence ATGGATTTCAAAAGACTTATGGCATTTTTTGCCATCGCCTTGTTGATTTTGATGGGCTGGGAAAAACTCTTCCCATCACCAAAACCGACACCGGCACAACAACAAGCCGCTCAGCAGCAACAGCAAGCGGCCGTTGCCCAGAATGAAGCCGCGCTTACCGCCGCCACACCAATTACCGTGACCACCGATACCGTGAAAGCGGTTATCGATGAAAAAAGCGGTGATTTGCGCCAGATGACTTTGTTGAAATACCAAGCCACCGGCGACGAAAGCAAAAACTTCGTTTTGTTTAACGACAGTAAAGAATACACCTACGTTGCCCAATCCGAATTACTGGATGCGCAAGGCAATAATGTCTTAAAAGGCGTCAACTTTACTGCCGCACAAAAAGACTATACCCTCAACGGTGACAAAGTCGAAGTGCGCTTGAGCGCGCCGGAAACCAACGGCCTGAAAATTGACAAAGTATATACCTTCACCAAAGACAGCTACTTGGTGAACGTACGCTTTGATGTTGCCAACAGCACCGGCCATCCGGTGAATCTGACGGCCAACTACAATGTCGTGCGCGACGACAGCGAGCCGGAAGGCCAAGGCTACTTTACCCATTCTTATGTCGGCCCGGTGGTGTACACCCCTGAAGACGACTTCCAAAAAGTCGATTTTTCCGACTTGGATGACGATGCCAAATCCGGTAAAAACGAAGCTGAATACGCCCGCCAAACCAAAACCGGCTGGCTGGGCATGATTGAACATCACTTCATGGCCACTTGGATTTTGCAACCGAAAGACGGTCAAACCGTTTGCGCCCAAGGCGACTGCAAAATCGACCTGAAACGCCGCAACGACAATCTTTACAGCGCCGGCGTGAGCGTGCCTTTAGCCGCTATTCCGGCCAACGGCAGCAGCCAAGCCGTGATGAATCTGTATGCCGGCCCGCAAACCACCGATACTTTGGTGCAAGTAGCCGACAACCTGCAATTGGCCAAAGACTACGGCAAAGTGCATTGGTTTGCCTCACCGCTGTTCTGGCTGCTGAACGAATTGCACGATTTAATCGGCAACTGGGGCTGGGCGATTGTGGCCTTGACCATCATCGTCAAAGCTGTGCTGTATCCGTTGACCAACGCTTCTTACCGCTCAATGGCAAAAATGCGCGCCGTTGCGCCTAAGCTGCAAGCGATTAAAGACAAGTACGGCGACGACCGCATGGCGCAGCAACAAGCCATGATGCAGATGTATAAAGACGAGAAAATCAACCCACTGGGCGGCTGCTTGCCTATGCTGTTGCAAATCCCCGTGTTCATCGGCTTGTACTGGGCATTGTTCGCTTCGGTAGAATTGCGCCAAGCACCTTGGCTGGGCTGGATTCAAGACTTGAGCCGTCCTGACCCATGGTTTATCCTGCCGCTAATTATGGCCGCGACCATGTTCATCCAAACCTATTTGAACCCGCCGCCAACCGACCCTATGCAGGCGAAAATGATGAAAATCATGCCATTGATTTTCTCTGTAATGTTCTTCTTCTTCCCTGCCGGTTTAGTTCTGTACTGGGTAGTCAACAACCTGCTGACCATCGCCCAACAATGGTGGATCAATAAGAGCATTGAAAAACAACGCGCCCAAGGCGAAGTGGTTTCTTAA
- the yidD gene encoding membrane protein insertion efficiency factor YidD: MKSPLAKVMLLMIRFYQYAISPLIPPRCRFTPTCSQYAVEAVQKHGAFKGGWLALKRIARCHPFGGSGHDPVP, encoded by the coding sequence ATGAAATCGCCTTTGGCTAAAGTAATGCTGCTGATGATTCGCTTTTATCAATACGCCATCAGCCCGCTTATTCCGCCACGCTGCCGCTTCACCCCGACTTGTTCGCAATATGCTGTAGAAGCAGTGCAGAAACATGGTGCCTTTAAAGGCGGCTGGCTGGCATTAAAACGCATCGCCCGCTGCCACCCTTTCGGCGGTTCCGGCCACGATCCCGTGCCTTAG
- the rnpA gene encoding ribonuclease P protein component, protein MNYGFGKQYRLLKTDDYSSVFALRNRKSRDLLHVSQSGDNGLGHARLGLVVSKKTAKRANKRNYMKRVIRDWFRRHRDQLPPHDYVVQVRRLFTRDNAPEARDQLAQLMMRKRR, encoded by the coding sequence TTGAATTACGGCTTCGGCAAGCAGTATCGCTTATTAAAAACGGATGATTATTCATCCGTTTTTGCGTTGAGAAACCGCAAAAGCCGCGATTTACTGCATGTTTCGCAATCCGGTGACAACGGCTTGGGGCATGCGCGCCTAGGCTTGGTGGTCAGCAAAAAAACCGCCAAACGCGCCAACAAACGCAATTACATGAAACGTGTGATTCGCGATTGGTTCCGCCGCCACCGCGACCAACTGCCGCCGCATGATTATGTGGTGCAGGTACGCCGCTTGTTTACGCGCGACAACGCGCCCGAAGCCCGCGACCAGCTCGCCCAACTTATGATGCGGAAACGCCGATGA
- a CDS encoding phosphoribosyltransferase, with translation MTQKIWYTYDDIHRVIKGLAEKIQNSGVKYDAMIAIGGGGFIPARMLRCFLEIPIYAVTTAYYDSDNQGQVTEEVKKVQWLDPLPEALKGKNVLVVDEVDDSRVTMEFCLTELQKEDFNTIGVAVLHEKIKAKVGKLPENIPYFSGITVEDWWINYPWDALDIDEHNQLAAQGRG, from the coding sequence ATGACTCAGAAAATCTGGTACACATACGATGATATTCATCGCGTGATCAAAGGCTTGGCTGAAAAAATTCAAAACTCCGGCGTTAAATACGATGCCATGATTGCCATCGGCGGCGGCGGCTTTATCCCTGCCCGTATGTTGCGTTGCTTTTTGGAAATCCCGATTTACGCCGTTACCACTGCCTATTACGACAGCGACAACCAAGGCCAAGTGACTGAAGAAGTGAAAAAAGTGCAATGGCTTGATCCTTTGCCGGAAGCGTTGAAAGGCAAAAACGTGTTGGTCGTTGACGAAGTGGACGACAGCCGCGTGACCATGGAATTTTGCCTGACCGAATTGCAAAAAGAAGATTTCAACACCATCGGCGTGGCCGTGTTGCACGAAAAAATCAAAGCAAAAGTCGGCAAATTGCCGGAAAACATCCCTTATTTCAGCGGCATTACCGTAGAAGACTGGTGGATCAACTACCCATGGGATGCGCTCGATATCGACGAGCATAACCAATTGGCCGCACAAGGCCGCGGTTGA